A single region of the Mycobacterium avium subsp. avium genome encodes:
- a CDS encoding SLC13 family permease, whose product MALTVALVLLAVVLGFAVARPRGWPEAVAAVPAALLLVGVGAIPVAAAEQQIADLSGVVAFLGAVLVLAKLCDDEGLFEAAGAAIARGRVGSAGMLRRVFVIASAITAVLSLDAAVVLLTPVVLAAVRRQRTAVRPYAYATAHLANGASLLLPVSNLTNLLAFHTAQLSFTRFTLLMAAPWLAAVATLYAVFRGFFAKDLRVQPDPAALGAPPRPPVFVLVVVALTLAGFAVAQSVGIAPAWVALCGASVLAVRSLARGHTTVTEIARSVHVSFLVFVLALGVVVQAVMRNGMDRAMSAVLPSGSGLPALLAIAATAAVLANVVNNLPATLVLLPLVAPAGPVAVLAVLIGVNIGPNLTYVGSLSNLLWRRVLRQHGVDAGVGEYTRLGVCTVPVSLLVAVLALWASARLLGG is encoded by the coding sequence ATGGCATTGACCGTTGCGCTGGTGCTGCTTGCGGTGGTGCTCGGGTTCGCCGTCGCGCGCCCGCGGGGTTGGCCGGAGGCGGTGGCGGCGGTGCCGGCGGCGCTGCTGCTGGTGGGTGTCGGCGCGATCCCGGTCGCCGCGGCCGAACAGCAGATCGCCGACCTGTCCGGGGTGGTCGCCTTCCTGGGCGCGGTGCTGGTGCTGGCCAAGCTGTGCGACGACGAGGGCCTGTTCGAGGCGGCGGGTGCGGCGATCGCGAGGGGCCGCGTCGGGTCGGCCGGCATGCTGCGGCGGGTGTTCGTCATCGCCTCGGCCATCACCGCGGTGCTGAGCCTGGACGCCGCCGTGGTGTTGCTGACCCCGGTGGTGCTGGCCGCGGTGCGCCGTCAGCGCACCGCGGTGCGGCCGTACGCCTATGCCACCGCCCACCTGGCCAACGGCGCCTCGCTGTTGCTGCCGGTGTCCAACCTGACCAACCTGCTGGCCTTCCACACGGCCCAGCTGTCGTTCACCAGGTTCACGCTGTTGATGGCGGCGCCGTGGCTGGCCGCGGTGGCCACCCTCTACGCCGTCTTCCGCGGGTTCTTCGCCAAGGACCTGCGGGTGCAGCCCGACCCGGCGGCGCTCGGCGCGCCGCCGCGCCCGCCGGTGTTCGTGTTGGTGGTGGTCGCGCTGACGCTCGCCGGGTTCGCGGTCGCCCAGTCGGTGGGGATCGCCCCGGCGTGGGTGGCGCTGTGCGGCGCGTCGGTGCTGGCGGTGCGCAGTCTGGCCCGCGGGCACACCACGGTGACGGAGATCGCGCGCTCGGTCCACGTGTCGTTCCTGGTTTTCGTGCTGGCGCTGGGTGTGGTGGTGCAGGCCGTCATGCGCAACGGGATGGACCGGGCGATGTCGGCGGTGCTGCCGTCGGGCTCGGGCCTGCCCGCCCTGCTCGCGATCGCCGCGACGGCCGCGGTGCTGGCCAACGTCGTCAACAACCTGCCGGCCACGCTGGTGCTGCTGCCGCTGGTCGCGCCGGCCGGGCCGGTGGCGGTGCTGGCGGTGTTGATCGGAGTGAACATCGGCCCCAACCTGACCTATGTCGGTTCGCTGTCGAACCTGTTGTGGCGCAGGGTGTTACGCCAACACGGCGTGGACGCCGGGGTGGGCGAATACACCCGCCTCGGCGTGTGCACGGTGCCGGTCTCGCTGCTGGTGGCCGTGCTGGCGCTGTGGGCGTCGGCGCGGCTGCTGGGCGGCTAG
- a CDS encoding LamB/YcsF family protein: protein MAGIDLNADLGEGFGVWRLGDDDAMLGIVSSANVACGFHAGDPAGLLRVCRSAAECGVRVGAQVSYRDLAGFGRRFIDVAADELLADVVYQIGALQAIAHAAGSSVCYVKPHGALYNTIVTHTAQAAAVAEAVRLVDPGLPVLGMAGSVFFDEAARRGLRVVAEAFADRAYRQDGRLVSRREPGAVLADPAAIAERVLAMVDTGVVTAVDGTRLALSVESVCVHGDSPGAVQIATAVRDRLRAAGVEIRAFC from the coding sequence GTGGCCGGTATCGACCTCAACGCCGACCTGGGCGAGGGCTTCGGCGTCTGGCGCCTCGGTGACGACGACGCCATGCTCGGCATCGTCAGCAGCGCCAACGTGGCGTGCGGTTTCCACGCCGGCGACCCCGCCGGGCTGCTGCGGGTGTGCCGGTCGGCCGCCGAGTGCGGGGTGCGGGTCGGCGCGCAGGTCAGCTACCGCGACCTGGCCGGGTTCGGCCGGCGTTTCATCGACGTCGCCGCCGACGAGCTGCTCGCCGACGTGGTGTACCAGATCGGCGCGCTGCAGGCGATCGCGCACGCGGCGGGTTCGTCCGTGTGCTACGTCAAACCGCATGGCGCGCTGTACAACACGATCGTGACGCACACCGCGCAGGCCGCCGCCGTGGCCGAGGCGGTCCGGCTGGTGGACCCCGGCCTGCCGGTGCTGGGCATGGCCGGCTCGGTGTTTTTCGACGAGGCCGCCCGCCGCGGTCTGCGGGTGGTCGCCGAGGCGTTCGCCGATCGGGCCTACCGGCAGGACGGCCGGCTGGTCTCCCGCCGGGAACCGGGCGCGGTGCTGGCAGACCCGGCGGCCATCGCCGAGCGGGTGCTGGCCATGGTCGACACCGGGGTGGTCACCGCCGTCGACGGCACCCGGCTCGCGCTGAGCGTGGAATCGGTTTGCGTGCATGGCGATTCGCCGGGGGCGGTGCAGATCGCCACCGCGGTGCGCGATCGCCTGCGGGCGGCCGGCGTCGAGATCCGGGCGTTCTGCTGA